From a region of the Chloroflexota bacterium genome:
- a CDS encoding CoA transferase: MLPLTGITVVALEQAVAAPFATRQLADLGARVIKIERPEAGDFARHYDQAVNGLSSHFVWLNRGKESLTLDLKQPQAQTIMHQLLATADVFIQNLAPQASQRLGFGAETLRRANPKLIVCDISGYGSSGPYQHKKAYDLLIQCEAGAVAITGNADQPAKVGIPIADIAGGMYAYTGILTALYQRQATGEGCQIEVALFEALAEWMGFPAYYSGYSGQNLPRTGVQHAAIAPYGAFDCADGQVFLAVQNQREWQQFCSGFLRQPTLIEQPEFATVSQRVANRQALENLINQHTRELKLDQTLAQLDALGIANARLNSVLDFWQHPQLAARGRWRSVMSEVGPIQALLPPVNWSNVTPAMQGIPALGAATQAILHELGYTQAEIDGFKAQAVI; this comes from the coding sequence ATGTTGCCATTAACTGGAATTACGGTTGTTGCCCTTGAACAAGCCGTTGCTGCGCCGTTCGCTACCCGTCAATTGGCCGATTTGGGGGCGCGGGTGATTAAAATCGAACGGCCTGAAGCTGGCGATTTTGCGCGTCACTACGATCAGGCTGTCAATGGTTTATCGTCGCATTTTGTCTGGCTTAATCGCGGTAAAGAAAGCCTTACGCTGGATTTGAAGCAGCCGCAAGCGCAAACCATCATGCACCAATTACTGGCAACGGCTGATGTTTTCATTCAAAATTTAGCGCCGCAAGCGAGCCAACGCTTAGGTTTTGGCGCAGAAACGCTGCGTCGCGCAAATCCCAAATTGATTGTCTGCGATATTTCGGGCTATGGGAGTAGCGGCCCGTATCAACATAAAAAAGCCTACGATCTGTTGATTCAATGCGAGGCTGGTGCGGTTGCGATTACTGGCAATGCCGATCAACCAGCCAAAGTTGGTATTCCAATTGCCGATATTGCTGGCGGAATGTATGCCTACACTGGCATTTTGACCGCTTTGTATCAGCGTCAAGCAACTGGCGAAGGCTGCCAGATCGAGGTTGCCCTATTTGAGGCCTTAGCCGAATGGATGGGCTTTCCTGCTTATTACAGTGGCTATAGCGGCCAGAATTTACCACGCACTGGCGTGCAACATGCGGCGATTGCCCCTTATGGTGCATTCGATTGTGCTGATGGGCAGGTCTTTTTGGCGGTGCAGAACCAGCGTGAGTGGCAGCAATTTTGTAGTGGTTTTTTGCGCCAACCAACGCTGATCGAGCAACCAGAATTTGCGACGGTCAGTCAGCGGGTGGCGAATCGTCAAGCCTTAGAGAACCTAATCAATCAACATACCCGCGAGTTGAAGCTTGATCAAACGCTGGCTCAGCTTGATGCTTTGGGGATTGCCAACGCCCGCTTGAATAGCGTTTTGGATTTTTGGCAGCATCCGCAATTGGCGGCGCGAGGGCGTTGGCGCAGCGTGATGAGCGAGGTTGGGCCAATTCAGGCGCTGTTGCCACCAGTCAATTGGTCAAACGTTACCCCAGCAATGCAGGGTATTCCAGCTTTGGGTGCTGCCACTCAGGCCATTTTGCATGAGCTTGGCTACACCCAAGCCGAGATTGATGGCTTCAAAGCCCAAGCCGTGATCTAA
- a CDS encoding ABC transporter substrate-binding protein translates to MKSHFTRIVAHVFTVGLMASLISCGSTQVTPTASQSAQSVPASNTDPALVEASKKEADGILIYSIMSEKNWQPVIQGFNAKYPWIKVTTADLGAYEVFERYYTEAAGNARTADFISTTAPDGWINFIDKGEVQPYVSSEDAQIPELGKIAQGVYAASTDPMVFIWNKQLVADPPQTMAELVGMIEKDPSAMQGKLVSYDADGEGFGYGLNWFYTKAKGADGWKTLEAIGSSQPKILTSGGKMIDSVLSGESSIGYFVSNITVQPRLEAAQQLLGYSFVPDAQVVAVRGMAVTKHAASPNSAKLLLDYILSAEGQMAFSQGGLTAYRPDIAASAPLHLSQVSQAVGGEQNIIFSRPDKALADPQQRSQFLNQWKQALGRNQ, encoded by the coding sequence ATGAAAAGCCATTTCACGCGCATTGTGGCGCACGTGTTCACTGTCGGACTCATGGCCTCGTTGATCAGTTGTGGGAGCACGCAAGTAACGCCGACCGCCAGCCAAAGTGCCCAATCAGTTCCAGCCTCAAATACCGATCCCGCTTTAGTTGAAGCCTCAAAAAAAGAAGCCGATGGTATTTTGATTTATTCGATTATGAGTGAAAAAAATTGGCAGCCAGTGATTCAAGGCTTTAACGCCAAATATCCTTGGATCAAAGTAACAACTGCTGATTTAGGAGCTTACGAGGTATTCGAGCGCTACTACACTGAGGCCGCTGGAAATGCTCGCACTGCCGATTTTATCTCCACCACCGCCCCTGATGGCTGGATCAACTTTATCGATAAAGGCGAAGTTCAGCCATATGTTTCCAGCGAAGATGCTCAAATTCCTGAGCTTGGCAAAATTGCTCAAGGGGTCTATGCCGCCTCGACCGATCCAATGGTCTTTATTTGGAACAAGCAATTGGTCGCCGATCCGCCGCAAACTATGGCTGAACTCGTTGGCATGATCGAAAAAGACCCCAGCGCCATGCAAGGCAAATTGGTGAGCTACGATGCCGATGGCGAAGGCTTTGGCTATGGCCTCAACTGGTTTTATACCAAAGCCAAAGGTGCTGATGGCTGGAAAACTTTAGAAGCAATTGGTTCAAGCCAGCCCAAAATTTTGACCTCTGGCGGCAAAATGATCGATTCAGTGCTTTCGGGCGAATCCAGCATCGGCTACTTTGTCTCGAATATCACGGTTCAGCCACGTTTGGAAGCTGCTCAACAATTGCTTGGCTATAGTTTTGTGCCCGATGCTCAAGTTGTTGCGGTGCGGGGCATGGCAGTCACCAAACATGCCGCTAGCCCTAATTCGGCCAAATTGCTACTCGATTATATTCTCTCAGCCGAAGGGCAAATGGCCTTCTCACAAGGTGGCTTAACCGCCTATCGCCCCGACATTGCCGCCTCTGCGCCACTGCATCTTTCGCAAGTGAGCCAAGCCGTTGGGGGCGAGCAAAATATCATCTTCTCGCGGCCCGATAAAGCCCTTGCTGACCCTCAACAACGCAGCCAGTTCCTCAATCAATGGAAACAAGCCCTCGGTCGCAACCAATAA
- a CDS encoding iron ABC transporter permease, whose protein sequence is MAATAQTRPIKAIAKAPKWRLDRVIQWLIALAVVGLVLFPTWPILYQSLLEKPLYEASNTLSLQNFPRVLGNPKIWQVIGNTAVFMLGSTIVGTLIGIGFAVLLIRTDLPGAQWLQKLITIPYYVSALILAFGWAVMYGPQGFMTVMVREWGLPTWNLYTMPGLIVVSALYFMPLTFMYCSSSLSMADPQLESAARIAGAKPLRILLRITIPLIRPAMLYALVLTMVSSIELLSIPLVLGESAQIDVLSTFLYRTALVSGTTDYGTLAVVAIMVVLFISVLVMLQNHLMKQERRFVSVSGKISRARVLHLGWLRWPLGFVVYLFAGLTILVPLGGIILQAFTPFLSALINPFSILTMDNFKQAFEFETYRVAIINSLLIAGVGGVVATLFMAAVALLTYRSKFPMRGAVKYIAQYPRAFPGTIIGLGFLWALLSFPALGGLRNTIWILIIAYTMRYLPLGFSAMSPSILQISDELDRAARVSGTTWLGVMRHIMLPLLRPALLTTFTLLFITFLKEYSVALFLFTRGSQVIGTTMLEVWAQGGPGPAAALAVIQLLIIGVVRWLSSFIPTVKVRE, encoded by the coding sequence ATGGCAGCAACAGCTCAGACTCGCCCAATTAAGGCGATTGCAAAAGCACCCAAATGGCGGCTCGATCGGGTTATTCAATGGTTGATTGCGCTGGCAGTCGTTGGTTTAGTCTTATTTCCAACTTGGCCAATTCTCTATCAAAGCCTCTTAGAAAAACCCTTGTACGAAGCCAGTAACACCCTGAGTTTGCAAAATTTCCCACGGGTTTTGGGCAATCCCAAAATTTGGCAGGTGATCGGCAATACAGCAGTTTTTATGCTTGGCAGTACGATCGTTGGAACCTTGATTGGAATTGGCTTTGCGGTGCTCCTGATTCGCACCGATCTGCCTGGGGCGCAATGGCTGCAAAAATTGATCACAATTCCCTACTATGTTTCAGCGCTAATTTTGGCCTTTGGCTGGGCGGTGATGTATGGCCCCCAAGGTTTTATGACGGTGATGGTGCGCGAATGGGGCTTACCAACCTGGAACTTGTATACGATGCCAGGCTTGATTGTGGTCAGTGCGCTCTATTTTATGCCGTTGACCTTTATGTATTGTAGTTCATCGCTGAGCATGGCCGACCCCCAACTAGAATCAGCCGCGCGGATTGCTGGCGCAAAACCATTGCGCATTTTGCTACGAATTACCATCCCCTTGATTCGGCCTGCAATGCTGTATGCGCTTGTATTGACCATGGTTTCCAGTATCGAATTGCTGTCAATTCCCTTGGTGCTCGGCGAAAGCGCCCAAATTGATGTGCTTTCAACCTTTCTCTATCGCACAGCGCTGGTGAGCGGGACGACCGATTATGGCACCTTGGCAGTGGTGGCAATTATGGTGGTACTGTTTATTTCAGTCTTGGTTATGCTGCAAAACCACCTGATGAAGCAAGAACGCCGCTTTGTGTCGGTCAGTGGCAAAATCTCGCGAGCGCGGGTCTTGCATTTGGGCTGGTTGCGTTGGCCCTTGGGCTTCGTCGTCTATCTGTTTGCCGGCTTGACGATTTTGGTGCCGCTTGGCGGGATTATTCTGCAAGCCTTCACGCCATTTCTCAGCGCCCTGATCAATCCATTTTCAATTTTGACTATGGATAATTTCAAACAAGCCTTTGAATTTGAAACCTATCGGGTTGCGATTATCAATAGTTTGTTGATTGCAGGCGTTGGTGGAGTCGTAGCAACCCTATTTATGGCAGCAGTCGCCTTATTGACCTATCGCTCGAAATTCCCCATGCGCGGCGCAGTCAAATATATCGCCCAATATCCACGGGCTTTTCCGGGCACAATTATCGGCTTAGGGTTTTTATGGGCCTTGCTCTCGTTTCCGGCCTTGGGTGGCCTGCGCAATACAATTTGGATTTTGATCATTGCCTACACCATGCGCTATTTACCATTAGGATTTAGTGCGATGAGTCCCTCGATTTTACAAATCTCCGATGAGCTTGATCGAGCGGCGCGAGTCAGTGGCACAACGTGGTTAGGTGTAATGCGCCATATTATGCTGCCATTGTTACGGCCAGCCTTGCTCACAACCTTCACCCTTTTATTTATCACCTTTTTAAAAGAATACTCGGTAGCGCTGTTTTTGTTCACCCGTGGCTCGCAAGTGATTGGTACAACCATGCTCGAAGTTTGGGCGCAAGGTGGGCCTGGCCCAGCCGCCGCCTTGGCCGTAATTCAATTATTAATTATTGGGGTTGTGCGCTGGCTAAGTAGCTTTATTCCGACGGTCAAAGTTCGCGAATAA
- a CDS encoding ABC transporter ATP-binding protein, producing the protein MSNIHHDSAGLTIEHLSKMYNRSAKALDDLSLSIQAGELVSFLGPSGCGKTTTLNCIAGLEHPDTGTIRVGDFVLTDSAKKLFLQPEDRQLGMVFQSYALWPHMTVADNVGFGLRVAKIASSEIKQRVATILELVGLGHVAERYPFQLSGGQQQRVALARAVVTEPRLLLLDEPLSNLDAKVREQARTWLRDIQKRLGITTVYVTHDQAEALAMSDKIAVMSAGKLEQFDTPQTIYEQPATRFVAEFIGATTFLPATVVQHAPAMSQVSLSDGTCLEVRTALKLQQHQTIDLGIRSERVQVATSDHQTNVIAGAIRSSDYLGAKWHHQVETTIGALMVETLDYTSGNVRIYLPPEALMVLKAA; encoded by the coding sequence ATGAGCAACATTCACCACGATTCAGCCGGATTAACCATCGAACATCTCAGTAAAATGTATAATCGCAGTGCCAAGGCGCTTGATGATCTTAGTTTGTCGATTCAAGCTGGCGAATTGGTCAGTTTTTTGGGGCCATCTGGCTGTGGCAAAACTACCACGCTCAACTGTATTGCAGGGCTAGAACATCCTGACACTGGCACGATTCGGGTTGGCGATTTTGTACTGACCGATAGCGCCAAAAAGCTCTTTTTGCAACCTGAAGATCGCCAACTAGGCATGGTGTTTCAATCGTATGCACTTTGGCCGCATATGACGGTTGCCGATAATGTTGGGTTTGGTTTACGGGTCGCTAAAATCGCCAGCAGCGAGATCAAACAGCGAGTAGCAACAATTTTAGAGTTGGTTGGATTAGGCCATGTTGCTGAGCGCTATCCCTTCCAACTATCAGGCGGGCAGCAGCAACGGGTAGCGTTAGCGCGTGCGGTGGTAACTGAGCCACGCTTGCTCTTACTCGACGAGCCATTATCCAACCTTGATGCCAAAGTGAGGGAGCAAGCTCGCACATGGCTGCGTGATATTCAAAAACGCCTTGGCATTACTACCGTCTATGTAACCCATGATCAAGCTGAAGCCTTAGCGATGTCTGATAAAATTGCCGTCATGTCGGCAGGTAAACTCGAGCAATTTGATACGCCGCAAACAATTTATGAACAACCAGCAACCCGTTTTGTGGCCGAGTTTATTGGGGCAACCACCTTTTTACCAGCAACCGTGGTACAGCATGCACCAGCGATGAGCCAAGTCAGCCTGAGCGATGGCACATGCCTTGAAGTGCGCACCGCACTCAAGCTCCAACAACACCAAACTATTGACTTGGGCATCCGCTCCGAACGGGTTCAAGTAGCGACGAGTGATCATCAGACCAACGTGATTGCTGGGGCAATTCGCAGCTCCGATTATTTGGGCGCAAAATGGCATCATCAAGTGGAAACCACAATTGGAGCCTTGATGGTCGAGACCTTGGATTACACCAGTGGCAATGTGCGAATTTATTTGCCGCCTGAAGCGTTGATGGTCTTGAAAGCGGCTTAA
- a CDS encoding amino acid ABC transporter substrate-binding protein: MWQQRCWLRSLAYLMIIGLLGGCISTSANQQPLVITFGASISITGKTAKEGEYVRDGYQFFVDTLNAQGGILVGGQRYQLRLRYYDDESNLERTAELYEKLINHDQVDFLLGPYGSDATSVAVAIAEKYHIPLVSGHGSASSIYANNYHYIFSVQTPARHYLNGVIDAVLAADPSLKTLALLSETDSFSQDVAQGVRDYAQQRGLNVVYHGDYPSDARDVSHHLNIIKQLQPDMLLGAGHLQEALLIVKQAKSLDLSPKAIGLSVGPLLPQFRANLQHDADYILGPTQWTPALDYHGDDSWQTPAAFAQAFRQQYPQYKSVPYQVAESAASLIVFQRAFERAGTIDRLAVRDTIKGLKLNTFFGPIQFDAQGVNSDKPMAVEQLYPDGQKYTVFPQAVAEKPLLYPMPAWSQR, encoded by the coding sequence ATGTGGCAACAACGCTGTTGGCTTCGAAGCTTAGCTTATTTGATGATCATCGGTTTGTTAGGCGGTTGTATCAGCACCAGTGCCAACCAACAACCGCTGGTGATCACCTTTGGCGCATCGATCTCGATTACCGGCAAAACCGCTAAAGAAGGCGAATATGTGCGTGATGGGTATCAATTTTTTGTTGATACCCTGAATGCTCAAGGTGGAATTCTGGTCGGCGGCCAACGCTATCAATTGCGTTTACGCTATTACGATGATGAATCGAACCTCGAACGCACAGCTGAGCTGTATGAAAAATTAATCAATCACGATCAAGTTGATTTTTTATTGGGGCCATATGGCTCGGATGCCACCAGCGTTGCGGTAGCGATCGCCGAAAAATATCATATTCCATTGGTTTCGGGTCATGGCTCGGCCAGCAGCATTTATGCCAATAACTATCACTATATTTTCAGTGTGCAAACGCCCGCCCGTCACTACTTAAACGGAGTGATTGATGCAGTATTGGCGGCTGATCCAAGCCTCAAAACGCTAGCTCTGTTGAGCGAAACCGATTCGTTTTCGCAGGATGTTGCCCAAGGCGTGCGCGATTATGCCCAACAGCGCGGATTAAATGTGGTTTATCATGGCGATTATCCCAGCGATGCGCGTGATGTGAGTCATCACTTAAATATCATTAAGCAACTTCAGCCCGATATGTTGCTCGGTGCAGGTCATCTGCAAGAGGCTTTATTAATCGTCAAGCAGGCCAAAAGCCTCGATCTTAGCCCCAAGGCAATTGGATTGAGCGTTGGGCCATTATTGCCGCAATTTCGCGCCAATTTACAACATGATGCCGATTATATTCTTGGCCCAACCCAATGGACTCCGGCCCTCGACTATCATGGTGATGATAGCTGGCAAACCCCAGCGGCCTTCGCCCAAGCCTTTCGTCAACAATATCCGCAATATAAATCGGTACCCTATCAAGTGGCCGAGTCGGCGGCCTCATTGATTGTGTTTCAACGGGCCTTTGAGCGGGCAGGAACGATTGATCGTTTAGCGGTGCGCGATACGATTAAAGGCTTAAAACTTAATACTTTCTTTGGTCCAATTCAGTTTGACGCGCAGGGCGTGAACAGCGACAAACCCATGGCGGTTGAGCAGTTGTATCCTGATGGTCAAAAATATACGGTGTTTCCCCAAGCCGTGGCCGAAAAACCACTGTTGTACCCGATGCCCGCATGGAGTCAACGCTAG
- a CDS encoding zinc-binding dehydrogenase yields the protein MTTFDDYQSPNAPIAATTVAWNMYGAGVEHIGRNAQPETFAVTEPAADQLLVRVDAVGMCFSDVKLIQQGGRHPKLYNRDLATEPTRLGHEAALTVLKVGKDLQNQYQPGQRLAIQPDIYQDGMSTAYGYTIPGGLTQFHLIGAEVLNADDGAYVLPVGEGMGYAETALTEPWACVEGAYTQRRRLNPKEGGTLWIIGQAGDQRSYSFSSGFDAPARIILTDVPQQLQQQLQQTSKAQIIVRDGLNVDDYLELRNDLTSNQGFDDVVMLDPRSASQVSAAARLVARRGTFNLVGQTALDGLPEIDVGRIHYDYIAYVGTNSTDISAAYGEARNRCDLLPNGVAVFVGAGGPMGQMHVQRAIELPNGPRTIIATDVNDDRLRALDRLFRGLAESRGKRLLLINPTVENSLHATVMLETDDLGADDVIVSVPSGPLMGDAATLMAPNGMLVLFAGVPNGTFAPLNLSNVYLANAQFTGTSGSRIIDQATVIQKTVAGELSPNRSVAAVGGIEAALDGVKAMMAGTYAGKVVIFPQLSGLPLTGIDELHKNFPEVAAKLGEGNVWNPEAEQALIETFWQR from the coding sequence ATGACCACGTTTGATGACTATCAATCCCCCAATGCCCCAATTGCGGCAACTACGGTTGCTTGGAATATGTATGGGGCTGGGGTCGAACATATCGGGCGCAATGCCCAACCAGAAACCTTTGCCGTTACTGAACCTGCCGCCGATCAACTATTGGTGCGGGTCGATGCAGTCGGCATGTGTTTCTCCGATGTAAAGCTAATTCAGCAGGGTGGTCGCCATCCCAAGCTGTATAACCGTGATTTGGCGACTGAACCAACACGGTTGGGCCATGAGGCGGCTTTGACTGTGCTCAAAGTTGGCAAGGACTTACAAAACCAGTATCAACCGGGCCAGCGTTTGGCGATTCAGCCCGATATCTATCAAGATGGCATGAGCACCGCCTATGGCTATACTATTCCTGGTGGTTTGACTCAGTTTCACTTGATTGGCGCTGAAGTGCTGAATGCCGATGATGGAGCCTATGTTTTGCCAGTTGGCGAGGGCATGGGCTATGCTGAAACCGCTTTGACCGAGCCATGGGCCTGTGTCGAAGGTGCGTATACTCAGCGTCGGCGGCTTAACCCCAAAGAGGGTGGTACATTGTGGATTATCGGGCAAGCTGGCGATCAACGCAGCTACAGTTTCAGCAGCGGCTTCGATGCTCCAGCCCGCATTATTTTGACCGACGTACCGCAACAATTGCAGCAACAATTACAGCAAACCAGCAAAGCCCAAATTATTGTGCGCGATGGTTTGAACGTTGACGATTATCTTGAGTTACGCAATGATCTGACCAGCAACCAAGGTTTTGATGACGTGGTTATGCTTGATCCACGCTCGGCGAGCCAAGTTAGTGCTGCGGCGCGTTTGGTGGCTCGCCGTGGCACGTTTAATCTGGTTGGCCAAACTGCGCTCGATGGGTTGCCTGAGATTGATGTTGGCCGAATTCACTACGATTATATTGCCTATGTTGGCACAAACAGCACAGATATTAGTGCAGCCTATGGTGAAGCTCGCAATCGCTGCGATTTACTGCCAAATGGTGTCGCTGTGTTTGTGGGTGCTGGTGGCCCGATGGGTCAAATGCACGTTCAACGGGCAATTGAATTGCCGAATGGCCCACGCACGATTATCGCTACCGACGTGAACGATGATCGTTTACGCGCCTTAGATCGTTTATTCCGTGGTTTGGCCGAATCACGCGGCAAACGCTTGCTGTTGATCAACCCAACCGTTGAAAACTCATTGCATGCCACGGTCATGCTCGAAACCGACGATCTTGGTGCTGATGATGTAATTGTGAGCGTGCCTAGCGGCCCCTTGATGGGCGATGCCGCAACTTTGATGGCTCCCAACGGGATGTTGGTGTTGTTTGCAGGCGTGCCCAATGGCACTTTTGCGCCATTGAATTTGAGCAATGTCTACTTGGCCAATGCCCAATTTACGGGCACATCTGGCTCACGAATTATCGACCAAGCGACTGTGATTCAAAAAACTGTGGCAGGTGAACTCTCGCCTAATCGCTCGGTCGCGGCGGTTGGTGGTATCGAAGCCGCGCTTGATGGGGTCAAAGCTATGATGGCCGGAACCTATGCTGGCAAAGTCGTGATCTTCCCACAACTCAGCGGCTTGCCACTGACCGGGATTGATGAATTGCACAAAAACTTCCCCGAAGTTGCCGCCAAACTTGGCGAGGGCAATGTTTGGAATCCTGAGGCCGAACAAGCGTTGATCGAAACCTTCTGGCAACGCTAA
- the ptsP gene encoding phosphoenolpyruvate--protein phosphotransferase, whose translation MQELDLVIHNSAGLHARPARVLVDLAKQFKSTISIRAGSKRVNAKSMIALLTLGVVCGQAIQIEINGEDEAAAAEAIATAVHEGLGEGHGTPAANSVNDALAAARNGHAKLNGHAKLETTVAVAEPPPAPAPTRAEPLKAGATVQGIAGAPGIAVGPILRYERAQIEINHRFSGVDNELQRLQAALTTAQQQLVALREQVLLRADASEAAIFDVHRDILADPALLEAVHGSIGAGQGAEVAWQNVINQQANAIAQLDDALLAERSSDIRDVGDRVLRLLVGAEASTLDAHWAKANQPMIVVAYDLTPSETAAFDPAKVLGFCTAVGGPNAHTAILARALGLPAVISAGPSVLELATGTEVILDGTAGTLLISPAPEAIAAAKTAQQREREHQALAMRSANEPATTVDGQHIEVVANIGGLSEAQQATTLGADGVGLLRTEFLFLERTQAPTEDEQFATYREIAQAMGDAPVIVRTLDIGGDKPLPYLALPAEENPFLGERGIRLCLAHPELLQTQLRAILRAASFGCLRIMFPMIADAGELRAAKAEIERIRNELQVAPIEIGIMIEVPSAALMTDILAAEVDFFSIGTNDLTQYTLAMDRTHPTLAAQADGLHPAVLRLIARTVEAAHAAGKWVGVCGELGADPQAVPILVGLGVDELSVSVPAIPTVKAQIRALNFAQCQTSARRALACATAAEVRQGAFDQ comes from the coding sequence ATGCAGGAGCTTGATCTGGTGATTCATAACTCGGCAGGCCTGCATGCGCGGCCTGCTCGAGTCTTAGTTGACCTTGCAAAACAATTCAAATCGACGATTTCGATTCGTGCTGGCAGCAAGCGGGTCAACGCCAAAAGTATGATCGCGCTGTTGACCCTCGGCGTAGTCTGTGGTCAGGCGATCCAAATCGAGATTAACGGCGAAGATGAAGCTGCCGCTGCTGAAGCCATCGCAACTGCCGTGCACGAAGGTTTGGGCGAAGGGCATGGCACACCAGCCGCCAATAGCGTTAATGATGCTTTGGCTGCGGCTCGTAATGGCCATGCCAAGCTCAATGGCCATGCCAAACTTGAAACCACCGTTGCTGTGGCCGAACCGCCGCCTGCGCCAGCCCCAACCCGGGCTGAGCCACTCAAAGCTGGCGCGACCGTCCAAGGGATTGCTGGCGCACCTGGCATTGCAGTTGGCCCAATTTTGCGCTACGAACGTGCACAAATCGAAATTAACCACCGATTTAGCGGAGTGGATAACGAACTCCAGCGGTTGCAAGCGGCCTTAACCACCGCCCAACAGCAATTGGTGGCGCTGCGCGAACAAGTATTGCTACGGGCTGATGCCAGTGAAGCCGCCATTTTCGATGTTCACCGCGATATTTTGGCCGATCCAGCCTTGCTTGAGGCCGTGCATGGCTCAATTGGCGCTGGGCAAGGAGCCGAAGTCGCTTGGCAGAATGTAATCAATCAACAGGCCAACGCGATTGCCCAACTTGACGATGCCCTACTTGCCGAGCGTTCTAGCGATATTCGTGATGTGGGCGATCGGGTGCTGCGGCTTTTGGTAGGAGCTGAAGCCTCGACGCTTGACGCCCACTGGGCCAAGGCCAATCAGCCGATGATTGTGGTGGCCTATGATCTGACACCTTCAGAAACCGCTGCTTTTGATCCCGCCAAAGTGTTAGGTTTTTGCACAGCCGTGGGTGGCCCGAATGCCCACACCGCAATTTTGGCTCGTGCCTTGGGCTTGCCAGCGGTGATTAGTGCTGGCCCAAGCGTCCTCGAACTTGCCACCGGAACCGAAGTAATTCTCGATGGCACGGCTGGCACGTTGTTGATCAGTCCAGCGCCTGAAGCCATTGCCGCAGCCAAAACTGCCCAGCAGCGTGAGCGTGAGCATCAAGCATTGGCCATGCGCAGCGCTAACGAGCCAGCTACAACCGTTGATGGTCAGCATATCGAAGTGGTTGCTAACATTGGGGGCCTGAGCGAAGCCCAACAAGCAACAACCTTGGGCGCTGATGGCGTGGGTTTGTTGCGTACCGAATTTCTATTTTTGGAGCGCACCCAAGCCCCAACCGAAGATGAGCAGTTCGCAACCTACCGCGAGATTGCCCAGGCCATGGGCGATGCCCCAGTGATTGTGCGCACTTTGGATATTGGCGGCGACAAGCCACTGCCCTATCTGGCCTTGCCGGCGGAAGAAAACCCATTTTTGGGTGAGCGTGGCATTCGCTTGTGCCTAGCACACCCTGAATTGCTACAAACCCAATTACGAGCAATTTTACGCGCTGCCAGCTTTGGTTGCTTGCGCATTATGTTCCCGATGATTGCTGATGCTGGTGAGTTACGCGCAGCCAAAGCCGAAATTGAGCGGATTCGCAACGAATTGCAAGTAGCGCCAATCGAAATCGGGATTATGATCGAAGTACCTTCAGCGGCCTTGATGACCGATATTTTGGCGGCTGAAGTTGATTTCTTCTCAATTGGCACCAACGACCTGACCCAATATACCTTAGCCATGGATCGGACGCACCCAACGCTGGCGGCTCAAGCCGATGGTTTGCATCCAGCGGTATTGCGCCTGATTGCGCGAACGGTTGAGGCGGCCCATGCGGCTGGCAAATGGGTCGGAGTTTGCGGTGAGTTGGGCGCTGATCCGCAAGCTGTGCCAATTTTGGTGGGCCTTGGGGTTGATGAACTCAGCGTCAGCGTGCCCGCCATTCCAACTGTCAAAGCCCAAATCCGGGCATTGAACTTTGCTCAGTGCCAAACATCTGCTCGGCGGGCGTTGGCCTGTGCCACTGCCGCCGAAGTACGCCAAGGAGCGTTCGACCAATGA
- a CDS encoding PTS sugar transporter subunit IIA translates to MAILSSETIRLGASAASKQEAIQQAGALLVASGCVAANYVDGMLKREQVISTYLGNGVAIPHGQHENMADVIRTGIAVVQFPAGVEWEPGELAYLVIGIAANADEHVGVLANLAEVIEDETIVQQLAQTSDPSQILEQLGRAREEEAYDEERHHAGA, encoded by the coding sequence ATGGCAATCTTATCGAGCGAAACGATTCGGCTAGGAGCCAGCGCTGCTAGCAAACAAGAGGCGATTCAGCAGGCCGGAGCGTTGTTAGTTGCCAGTGGTTGTGTCGCTGCCAACTATGTCGATGGTATGTTGAAGCGCGAACAAGTTATCTCAACCTATCTGGGCAATGGGGTTGCGATTCCCCATGGTCAGCACGAAAATATGGCCGATGTGATTCGCACTGGCATTGCCGTGGTGCAGTTTCCCGCCGGCGTTGAGTGGGAGCCAGGCGAATTGGCCTATTTGGTGATTGGGATTGCTGCCAACGCCGATGAGCATGTGGGTGTGTTAGCAAACTTAGCCGAAGTGATCGAGGATGAAACGATTGTGCAGCAATTGGCTCAAACCAGCGATCCATCGCAGATTCTTGAGCAATTAGGGCGAGCGCGTGAGGAAGAAGCCTACGACGAGGAAAGGCATCATGCAGGAGCTTGA